In the Bacillus sp. HSf4 genome, GGAGTGTATGTGCTTGAAGACGGAACAGAAGTCGCTGTTTCCCTCGGAGGGGAGCGGACACTAAGGGTAACATTGCCTGGTCAGCCGGTATACGAGCTTGTGCCTTACCGTGAGCTGACTTTTCAAATCAAACATCTGCCTGGATACAGCATTCGGTTTGAGACGGATGATTCCGAACAGGTGAAAGGCCTTCGGTTTATCCAGCCGAACGGCGAGTTTCCTGCTGTCCGGAAATAACCTCTCATAGAAACGATTCGACTTTATTTCCCGAGAAATAGATAAGAATGTCGAGTCCATTTAAGTCATCTTTCCGGCGCTGGCTTCCCATAGTAAATCAGCGAGATGGACGGCTCTGACATGATCCGACAGTCCAGCCCGTTCAATGCCGAGTTTCATTTGCAGGAGGCAGCCGGGATTAGCGGTGACAATCGTTTCCGCTTGAACCGCTTGTGCTGCTTCCATCTTGGAATCGAGTATTGTCATCGACATGTTCGCTTCCACGATATTATAAATGCCGGCCGAGCCGCAGCAGCTGTCAGCGTTTTTCATTTCTTTGAATTCAATTCCTTTGATGCTGCGGAGGAGCCGGCGGGGCTCGGCAGACGTTTTCATCACATTGCGCAGGTGGCATGAGTCCTGATAGGTGACAGTCTGAACAGGCAGTTCAAGGGATTTTTCAGCAAAGTCCAACTCCAATAGAACGGAGGAAAAATCTCTCAGCTTGCCTGTGAAGGATGCCGCCCGTTCCCACCAGTCGGGATCGCTTTTGAGAAGATGATCATATTCGCTTAAAAATGCTCCGCATCCGCCGGCGTTTGTCACGATATAATCGGCGTCCAATTCCTCGAATGCCTGAATATTCCGTTTTGCCAGTTGAACGGCCAGATCCTTCTCGCCGCTGTGGCCGTGCAGAGCGCCGCAGCAGGCCTGCCGGTCGGGGATGACGACTTCGCACCCCGCCATTTGCAGCAGTTTGATCGTGGCCATATTTGTGTCCAGGAACAAGGTATCCATTAAACAGCCTGAGAAGAAAGCGGCGCGCTTCTTGTGACCGCCGAGCGGCGGCAGATGGTCCGGGCGGCTTTTCAGCTGCTTCATATCCGGGACTTTGGGCAGGATGCTTTCCATTTTTGCCAGGTGTTCCGGCAACATCCGCAGCATGCCTGATTTTCTGATGATGGTTTGCATGCCGGAGCGCTGATAGAAGCCAAGCATTCCGGTCAGCGCCCGGATTCTCTGTTGATGAGGGAACAGCCCTTTAAATACAGCACTGCGCAGCACCTTTTTAGGAAGGGAGTGTTTTTTATGCTGCTGAATAATGTCTCTTGCCTCCTCCAATAAACGCCCGTACTGAACTCCTGACGGACATACCGGTTCACAGGCGCGGCAGCCGAGGCAAAGGTCAAGAGAGCGTTCGACATCTTTATCAGGCTCAATCCCCCCGTCTGCGACCGCTTTCATTAAGGCGATCCGCCCCCGCGGAGAATGGCTTTCCTGAAAGCCCGATTCTATGTAGGTCGGGCACGATGGAAGGCAGAAGCCGCAGCGCATGCAATTGAGCAGTTCTTCTTCATCCATCCGCTCTTTAAACTGCTGCTGGATGACTTTTTGTTCTTTTGCTGTCGTCATTTTGCTACCACCACCCGTTTGCGGGAGTCTTTCGCAAATATTTTCCCTGGATTCAAAATGTTGTATGGATCAAATGCTTGTTTCAAGGCTTTCATCGCAGCGATTCCAGCCTCACCGATTTTAAGCTCCAAATAGGGGGCTTTCATTTCGCCGACTCCGTGTTCGCCAGTGATGGTTCCTCCGAGTTCAACGGCTTTTTTGAAGATGTCTTCAAAAGCTTTTTCGACTCGTTCCATTTCTTCGCTGTTTCGTATGTCAGTCGTGCAAGTCGGATGCAGATTTCCGTCTCCGGCATGACCGAATGTGCAAATGGTGATGTTGTGTTTT is a window encoding:
- a CDS encoding (Fe-S)-binding protein, whose protein sequence is MTTAKEQKVIQQQFKERMDEEELLNCMRCGFCLPSCPTYIESGFQESHSPRGRIALMKAVADGGIEPDKDVERSLDLCLGCRACEPVCPSGVQYGRLLEEARDIIQQHKKHSLPKKVLRSAVFKGLFPHQQRIRALTGMLGFYQRSGMQTIIRKSGMLRMLPEHLAKMESILPKVPDMKQLKSRPDHLPPLGGHKKRAAFFSGCLMDTLFLDTNMATIKLLQMAGCEVVIPDRQACCGALHGHSGEKDLAVQLAKRNIQAFEELDADYIVTNAGGCGAFLSEYDHLLKSDPDWWERAASFTGKLRDFSSVLLELDFAEKSLELPVQTVTYQDSCHLRNVMKTSAEPRRLLRSIKGIEFKEMKNADSCCGSAGIYNIVEANMSMTILDSKMEAAQAVQAETIVTANPGCLLQMKLGIERAGLSDHVRAVHLADLLWEASAGKMT